One window of Mediterraneibacter gnavus ATCC 29149 genomic DNA carries:
- a CDS encoding dicarboxylate/amino acid:cation symporter, translated as MKKILKSLPFQLLLGVIIGIVLGLISNEAVMNVIVTIKFVLGELINFCVPLIVIGFIAPSITKLGKNASRILGVAVLLAYVSSVLAALGSMAAGYGLIPHLSIVSEVDGLKELPEIVFQLEIPQIMSVMSALAFSILIGLAATWTKAETVIRLLDEFQQIVLMIVSKIVIPILPVFIALTFWSLAYEGTITKQLPVFLKVVLIVMVGHFIWMAVLYAVGGIYSGNNPWKVVKHYGPAYITAVGTMSSAATLAVALKCARKSEPVLRDDMVSFGIPLFANIHLCGSVLTEVFFVMTVSQILYGKLPSVGTMILFCALLGVFAIGAPGVPGGTVMASLGLITGVLGFDATGTALMLTIFALQDSFGTACNVTGDGALTMILTGYARRHNIEQQTETIEF; from the coding sequence ATGAAAAAGATTTTAAAAAGTCTGCCGTTTCAGCTTCTTTTGGGAGTGATCATCGGAATTGTGCTGGGGCTGATTTCAAATGAAGCGGTCATGAATGTGATCGTCACGATCAAGTTTGTATTAGGAGAACTGATTAATTTCTGTGTACCGCTGATTGTGATCGGGTTTATTGCGCCATCAATCACGAAGCTCGGGAAAAATGCGTCAAGGATATTAGGAGTGGCTGTTCTTCTTGCTTATGTATCCTCCGTCTTAGCGGCGCTGGGATCAATGGCAGCCGGATATGGACTGATTCCGCATTTATCAATTGTTTCGGAAGTAGACGGGCTGAAAGAACTTCCGGAAATTGTATTCCAGTTGGAAATCCCGCAGATTATGTCCGTGATGAGTGCGCTTGCATTTTCTATTTTGATCGGGCTTGCGGCAACCTGGACCAAGGCAGAGACAGTGATCCGGCTATTAGATGAATTCCAACAGATCGTACTGATGATCGTATCCAAGATTGTCATTCCGATCCTTCCGGTATTTATTGCGCTTACATTCTGGTCTCTGGCATACGAGGGAACGATCACAAAGCAGCTGCCGGTATTTCTCAAGGTTGTGCTGATCGTGATGGTGGGGCACTTTATCTGGATGGCGGTTTTATATGCAGTGGGTGGAATTTACTCCGGAAACAATCCGTGGAAAGTTGTAAAGCATTATGGTCCGGCATACATTACTGCAGTGGGAACGATGTCCTCTGCTGCAACGCTTGCAGTGGCTTTAAAATGTGCCAGAAAGTCGGAGCCGGTACTGAGGGATGATATGGTCAGCTTTGGGATTCCGCTGTTTGCAAACATTCATCTTTGTGGTTCTGTTCTGACAGAAGTATTTTTTGTGATGACGGTCTCCCAAATTTTATATGGAAAACTGCCGTCAGTCGGAACCATGATCTTATTTTGTGCACTGCTTGGCGTGTTTGCAATCGGAGCACCGGGGGTTCCAGGCGGAACGGTGATGGCTTCTCTTGGGCTTATCACGGGAGTTCTTGGATTTGATGCCACAGGAACAGCACTGATGCTGACAATCTTTGCATTGCAGGACAGCTTTGGTACCGCATGCAATGTGACAGGAGACGGTGCACTGACTATGATTCTGACTGGATATGCAAGACGGCATAATATCGAGCAGCAGACAGAAACGATTGAATTTTAA
- a CDS encoding LacI family DNA-binding transcriptional regulator, with protein sequence MTIKEIAKLAQVSSAAVSRYMNGGYVSEEKKERIRAVIEETGYRPSVQARTLRTKRACLVGVIVPKINSESISRITEGIGQVLSERAYQMLLTITDNDPSKELEYMDLFESYPVDGIILVGTVLSSAHKEKLKKCRVPIVVIGQQTNEVSCIYHDDYGAAKELAEQIGKEMSGRIAYIGVTREDKAAGAAREDGFRDGLRAVGRELEEGCLRRASFTMESGYEQACDLLRSESDIDIISCATDTIAAGVIEAIAQLSPQRSIQVTGFGDNQFLKAVTGGIRTVHFGYQTSGVKGARLLLDMVESGKTLTTEIKLGYELL encoded by the coding sequence ATGACGATAAAGGAAATTGCAAAGCTTGCGCAGGTATCCAGTGCAGCAGTGTCGAGATATATGAACGGGGGATACGTAAGTGAAGAAAAGAAGGAGAGGATCCGGGCAGTGATCGAAGAAACAGGATACCGCCCGTCTGTACAGGCGAGAACGCTTCGCACCAAACGAGCGTGCCTGGTCGGAGTGATTGTTCCAAAGATCAATTCAGAGTCGATCAGCAGGATTACAGAGGGAATTGGTCAGGTACTTTCAGAAAGAGCCTATCAGATGCTTCTGACCATCACAGATAACGATCCGTCCAAAGAGCTGGAATACATGGATTTGTTTGAATCTTATCCGGTGGACGGAATCATTCTGGTAGGAACAGTCCTTTCCAGTGCGCACAAGGAAAAACTGAAAAAGTGCAGAGTGCCGATCGTAGTAATCGGACAGCAGACAAACGAGGTCAGCTGTATTTACCATGATGATTATGGGGCTGCAAAAGAACTGGCAGAACAGATCGGAAAAGAAATGTCCGGACGTATTGCTTATATCGGTGTGACAAGAGAGGATAAGGCGGCAGGTGCAGCCAGAGAAGACGGCTTCCGGGATGGTCTGAGAGCAGTTGGCAGAGAGCTGGAGGAAGGATGTCTGCGCCGGGCAAGCTTCACAATGGAGTCCGGATATGAGCAGGCATGTGATCTTTTGAGATCAGAGAGTGATATCGATATCATATCTTGCGCCACAGATACCATTGCTGCAGGAGTGATCGAAGCAATTGCACAGCTTTCGCCTCAAAGGAGTATTCAGGTGACAGGATTTGGGGACAATCAGTTTCTGAAAGCGGTTACGGGCGGAATCAGAACCGTGCATTTCGGGTACCAGACAAGTGGTGTAAAAGGCGCCAGATTGCTGCTGGATATGGTAGAATCAGGAAAGACACTCACGACAGAGATTAAGCTTGGATATGAACTGCTGTAA
- a CDS encoding glycoside hydrolase family 32 protein yields MNALTRDLEGLTKSAEACADGKDRFRQKLHLMPPTGWLNDPNGLCQFKGIYHAFFQYSPFNATGGLKMWGHYTSRDMIEWKYEGVSLYPDQPFDCHGVYSGSAFIEDGKMYLYYTGNVKLEDGEFDYIRTGREANTVLVVSEDGEHFGRKRELMRNSDYPQDLTCHVRDPKVWKENGMYYMVQGARTQKDEGKVLIFESEDQLNWIYKSDVKTAERFGYMWECPDYFETEGRKILSTSVQGLEGGVWNARNVYQSGYFLVEGDILSEYVLSDYELWDYGFDYYAPQSFESEDGRRIHISWMGMPDCEEYTNLTLEDGWQHCFTFPREVHVKDKKVLQQPVKELEALRRGEERAVSVLEKKGTKVFEAEVQNITGNHFRAVLAKELVLEYVNGRFEMKFTSQDKTSVSAGRSLRFREVSEVRNVRILADVSSVEVFVNDGETVFSTRYYPQDYEIKIEALDAKIAFWEL; encoded by the coding sequence ATGAATGCATTGACAAGAGATCTGGAAGGTTTAACAAAGTCGGCAGAAGCGTGTGCAGACGGCAAAGACCGTTTCCGCCAGAAGCTGCATCTGATGCCGCCGACAGGATGGCTCAATGATCCCAACGGACTGTGTCAGTTCAAAGGAATCTACCACGCATTTTTTCAATATTCGCCATTTAATGCAACGGGTGGTCTGAAGATGTGGGGACACTATACAAGCCGGGATATGATCGAATGGAAATACGAGGGTGTCAGCCTGTATCCGGATCAGCCGTTTGACTGCCATGGCGTGTATTCGGGATCAGCGTTTATTGAAGACGGAAAGATGTACCTGTATTATACCGGAAATGTGAAGCTTGAGGACGGAGAATTTGACTATATCCGAACCGGCCGGGAGGCAAACACAGTTCTGGTGGTCAGCGAGGACGGAGAGCATTTTGGCAGAAAAAGAGAACTGATGAGAAACAGTGATTATCCGCAGGATCTGACCTGCCATGTACGTGATCCGAAAGTCTGGAAAGAAAACGGCATGTATTACATGGTGCAGGGAGCCAGAACGCAGAAAGATGAAGGAAAAGTGCTGATTTTTGAGTCTGAGGATCAGCTGAACTGGATCTACAAAAGCGATGTAAAGACAGCAGAGCGATTTGGATATATGTGGGAGTGCCCAGACTATTTTGAAACAGAAGGCAGAAAGATTTTATCGACTTCCGTGCAGGGGCTGGAAGGCGGCGTGTGGAATGCACGAAATGTGTACCAGTCCGGATATTTTCTGGTAGAGGGGGATATCCTTTCCGAGTATGTGCTTTCTGACTATGAACTCTGGGACTATGGATTTGATTATTATGCACCGCAGAGTTTTGAAAGTGAGGATGGACGCCGGATCCACATCAGTTGGATGGGAATGCCGGATTGTGAGGAATACACAAACCTGACGCTGGAAGATGGATGGCAGCACTGCTTTACATTTCCAAGAGAAGTGCATGTCAAAGATAAAAAAGTGCTTCAGCAACCGGTAAAAGAACTGGAAGCACTGCGCAGAGGAGAAGAAAGAGCAGTCTCTGTTCTGGAGAAGAAAGGTACAAAAGTCTTTGAGGCAGAGGTGCAGAATATCACAGGAAATCACTTCCGCGCAGTACTGGCAAAAGAACTGGTTCTGGAATATGTAAACGGAAGATTTGAGATGAAGTTTACAAGCCAGGATAAGACGTCCGTATCCGCGGGAAGAAGTCTTAGATTCCGGGAAGTAAGTGAAGTCAGAAACGTCCGGATTCTTGCAGATGTTTCTTCTGTAGAAGTGTTTGTCAATGATGGAGAGACTGTGTTTTCTACAAGGTATTATCCGCAGGATTATGAAATAAAAATAGAAGCTTTGGATGCCAAGATTGCATTCTGGGAGCTGTAA
- a CDS encoding uracil-xanthine permease family protein, which produces MKHQTTRSTIFELSGVPALNQAFPLALQHVVAMIVGCVTPAIIVSGVAGLSEADSVILIQAALVTSALATLLQLFPFIKTRYLTIGSGLPVIMGISFAYVPSMQSIAEEYDVATILGAMIAGGIVAVFVGLFIRKIRKFFPPLITGTVVFTIGLSLYPTAINYMAGGVGSEDYGSWQNWLVAILTLTIVTVLNHFGKGIWKLASILIGIIGGYIIALFFGMVDFSPIHDAALFQVPSPLHFGIRFEPSACVAIGLLFAINSIQAIGDFSATTSGGMNRMPTDQELQGGIVGYGISNILFSLLGGLPTATYSQNVGIVATTKVINRCVLGGAALILLIAGVIPKFSSLLTTIPYCVLGGATVSVFASIAMTGMKLITSQNMTFRNTSIVGLAAALGMGISQASDSLASFPDWFVMIFGKSPVVVATLLAVLLNIVLPKDKEDAN; this is translated from the coding sequence ATGAAACATCAGACAACCCGCTCTACCATTTTTGAACTAAGCGGAGTGCCTGCCCTTAATCAGGCATTTCCACTTGCACTGCAGCATGTTGTCGCAATGATCGTCGGCTGTGTAACGCCTGCTATCATTGTATCCGGTGTAGCCGGACTTTCGGAAGCTGACTCTGTTATTTTAATTCAGGCTGCCTTGGTCACTTCCGCACTTGCCACATTGTTACAACTGTTTCCATTTATCAAGACCCGGTATCTTACAATCGGATCCGGCCTTCCGGTCATCATGGGCATCAGCTTTGCCTATGTTCCGAGTATGCAGTCCATTGCCGAAGAGTATGATGTCGCCACCATTTTAGGTGCTATGATCGCAGGTGGTATCGTGGCTGTTTTTGTGGGACTTTTTATCCGGAAGATCCGCAAATTTTTCCCGCCTCTGATCACTGGAACCGTTGTATTTACAATTGGACTTTCTCTGTATCCGACTGCCATTAACTATATGGCCGGAGGGGTAGGCAGCGAAGATTATGGTTCCTGGCAAAATTGGCTGGTCGCTATTTTGACATTGACTATTGTAACGGTATTGAATCATTTTGGAAAAGGAATCTGGAAACTGGCATCCATTCTGATCGGTATCATCGGTGGATATATCATCGCACTGTTCTTCGGAATGGTAGACTTTTCTCCTATCCATGATGCTGCCCTCTTCCAGGTGCCAAGCCCGCTTCATTTCGGAATTCGCTTCGAACCTTCCGCCTGTGTCGCAATCGGTCTTCTGTTTGCAATCAACTCCATTCAGGCAATCGGCGACTTTTCCGCCACAACCAGCGGAGGAATGAATCGTATGCCAACAGATCAGGAACTGCAGGGAGGAATCGTAGGATATGGAATCTCCAATATTCTATTTTCTCTTCTCGGCGGACTCCCGACTGCTACATACAGCCAGAACGTGGGAATCGTTGCAACGACAAAAGTTATCAACCGCTGTGTACTCGGCGGTGCGGCACTGATTCTGTTGATAGCCGGAGTGATCCCGAAATTCTCGTCTCTTTTAACGACAATTCCGTATTGTGTACTCGGCGGTGCCACAGTGTCTGTTTTCGCATCCATCGCCATGACCGGAATGAAACTGATCACATCACAAAATATGACATTTCGCAATACTTCCATCGTGGGACTTGCGGCAGCACTGGGAATGGGAATCTCACAGGCAAGTGATTCTCTTGCCAGCTTCCCGGACTGGTTTGTGATGATCTTCGGCAAATCACCGGTTGTAGTGGCTACATTGCTTGCAGTACTCCTCAACATTGTACTGCCCAAAGACAAAGAAGATGCAAACTGA
- the arcC gene encoding carbamate kinase — MTRKKRIVIALGGNALGNTLPEQMAAVKITAHAIVDLIEEGCEVVIAHGNGPQVGMVNNAMLALTHEDAHQPNTPLSVCVAMSQAYIGYDLQNALREELLNRNITDIPVATMITQVRVDEHDPAFACPSKPIGRFLTKEQADEMSQKYDYIMKEDAGRGYRRVVASPKPQEIIEIGTIRTMVDSGDLVIACGGGGIPVIRQGNHLKGASAVIDKDFASALLAKELDADVLIILTAIEKAAIHFGTPEQTWLDDITVAEAKQYIAEGHFAPGSMLPKMQAAVEFAESAPGRQSLITLLEKAREGIQGLTGTRIHLE; from the coding sequence ATGACAAGGAAGAAACGAATTGTCATCGCCCTGGGCGGAAACGCCCTGGGCAACACCCTTCCGGAACAGATGGCAGCTGTCAAGATCACAGCGCACGCCATCGTTGATCTGATCGAGGAAGGATGTGAAGTTGTGATTGCTCATGGAAATGGCCCTCAGGTAGGAATGGTCAACAACGCAATGCTCGCCCTGACTCACGAAGATGCACACCAGCCCAATACCCCTCTTTCTGTCTGTGTTGCCATGAGCCAGGCTTATATCGGCTATGATCTGCAGAACGCTCTCCGTGAAGAGCTCTTAAATCGCAATATCACCGATATTCCTGTCGCAACTATGATCACACAAGTACGTGTGGATGAACATGATCCAGCTTTTGCCTGTCCGTCCAAACCGATCGGACGTTTTCTTACAAAAGAACAGGCAGACGAAATGTCGCAGAAATATGACTACATTATGAAAGAAGATGCCGGAAGAGGCTACCGTCGTGTCGTAGCTTCTCCAAAACCACAGGAGATCATTGAAATCGGCACAATCCGGACGATGGTGGATTCCGGTGACCTTGTCATTGCCTGTGGCGGCGGAGGAATTCCGGTCATTCGTCAGGGCAATCATCTAAAAGGTGCCAGTGCAGTCATAGACAAAGATTTTGCCAGTGCGCTTCTCGCAAAAGAACTGGATGCAGATGTTCTGATCATCCTCACTGCTATAGAAAAAGCAGCCATTCATTTCGGGACACCAGAACAGACATGGCTGGATGATATCACAGTAGCTGAAGCAAAACAGTATATTGCAGAAGGTCATTTTGCTCCCGGCTCCATGCTTCCGAAGATGCAGGCGGCCGTAGAATTTGCAGAATCTGCACCCGGAAGGCAATCTTTGATCACATTACTAGAAAAAGCCAGAGAAGGAATTCAGGGGCTTACAGGAACCCGGATCCATCTCGAATAA
- a CDS encoding RidA family protein encodes MLKYVETKNAPAAIGPYSQGIICNGIAFFSGQIPLSPITGEVVGTTIEEQTEQVMLNIKALLESQNADFTDVVKTTCFLADMGDFAAFNEIYAKYFTGKPARSCVAVKDLPKGVLCEVETIASIREE; translated from the coding sequence ATGCTAAAATATGTAGAAACCAAAAATGCACCGGCAGCAATCGGACCTTATTCTCAGGGAATCATCTGTAACGGAATTGCGTTTTTCTCCGGTCAGATCCCGCTCTCTCCGATAACAGGAGAAGTGGTCGGAACCACGATCGAAGAACAGACAGAACAGGTGATGTTAAACATCAAAGCGCTTCTTGAAAGCCAGAATGCAGATTTTACAGATGTGGTAAAAACAACCTGTTTCCTTGCAGACATGGGTGATTTCGCTGCATTCAATGAAATCTATGCAAAATATTTTACAGGAAAACCGGCGCGCTCCTGCGTTGCTGTAAAAGATCTTCCAAAAGGAGTTTTATGTGAGGTAGAAACAATCGCATCAATCAGGGAGGAATAG
- the ygeW gene encoding knotted carbamoyltransferase YgeW: MKTLQDYIDKLNALNFKDMYNSDFFLTWEKTDDELEAVFTLADALRFMRENNISTKVFESGLGISLFRDNSTRTRFSFASACNLLGLEVQDLDEGKSQIAHGETVRETANMISFMADVIGIRDDMYIGKGNAYMHEVVDAVTEGHKDGILQQKPTLVNLQCDIDHPTQAMADMLHIIHEFGGVENLKGKKIAMSWAYSPSYGKPLSVPQGVIGLMTRFGMDVVLAHPEGYEVFSEVEAVAAENAKKSGGSFTKTNNMAEAFKDADIVYPKSWAPFAAMEKRTELYGNGDFAGIDALEKELLEQNAQHKDWACTEELMKTTKDGNALYLHCLPADITGVSCESGEVDASVFDRYRTPLYKEASYKPYIIAAMIFLAKFADPADILKKLEEKSTPRVFE; this comes from the coding sequence ATGAAAACATTACAGGATTACATCGATAAACTGAACGCACTCAACTTCAAAGACATGTACAACTCTGACTTTTTCCTGACCTGGGAAAAAACAGACGACGAACTGGAAGCAGTATTTACACTGGCAGACGCACTCCGTTTTATGAGAGAAAACAACATCTCCACAAAAGTATTTGAAAGCGGACTCGGAATCTCTTTATTCCGTGACAATTCCACACGTACCCGCTTCTCATTTGCTTCCGCATGTAACCTGCTCGGACTTGAGGTGCAGGATCTGGATGAAGGAAAATCGCAGATTGCGCATGGTGAGACGGTTCGTGAGACAGCCAACATGATTTCTTTCATGGCAGATGTCATCGGAATCCGTGATGATATGTACATCGGAAAAGGAAATGCTTATATGCACGAAGTCGTAGATGCTGTGACAGAAGGACACAAAGACGGGATTCTTCAGCAGAAACCGACACTTGTCAACCTGCAGTGCGACATCGACCATCCGACACAGGCAATGGCCGATATGCTGCACATCATCCATGAATTCGGCGGTGTCGAGAATCTGAAAGGCAAGAAGATCGCCATGTCCTGGGCATACTCTCCTTCCTACGGAAAACCGCTCTCTGTTCCACAGGGTGTGATCGGACTGATGACACGTTTTGGAATGGACGTTGTACTGGCACATCCGGAAGGATATGAAGTCTTCTCGGAAGTGGAGGCTGTTGCTGCCGAAAATGCGAAAAAATCCGGCGGTTCTTTCACAAAGACCAACAATATGGCAGAAGCTTTCAAAGATGCCGACATCGTTTATCCAAAGAGCTGGGCGCCGTTTGCTGCCATGGAAAAACGTACTGAATTATATGGAAACGGTGACTTTGCGGGAATCGATGCTCTGGAAAAAGAACTTCTGGAACAGAACGCACAGCACAAAGACTGGGCTTGTACAGAAGAACTGATGAAGACGACCAAAGACGGTAACGCGCTCTACCTGCACTGTCTGCCTGCAGATATCACAGGTGTCAGCTGCGAATCCGGTGAAGTCGATGCCAGCGTATTCGACCGCTACAGAACACCACTTTATAAAGAAGCCAGCTACAAACCGTATATCATCGCAGCCATGATCTTTCTTGCAAAATTTGCAGATCCTGCTGATATCTTAAAGAAGCTGGAAGAGAAATCCACACCTAGAGTTTTTGAGTAA
- a CDS encoding YgeY family selenium metabolism-linked hydrolase has product MDFNKIKEAAQNYEADMTKFLREIVKFPGESCGEKDHIERIAEEMRKLDFDKVEIDPQGNVLGYMGTGETLIGFDAHIDTVGIGNRDNWEFDPYEGFESDTEIGGRGTSDQLGGIVSAVYGARIMKDLGLLSDKYTVLVTGTVQEEDCDGLCWQYIINEDKVRPEFVVSTEPTDGGIYRGQRGRMEIRVDVKGVSCHGSAPERGDNAIYKMADILQDVRALNENDAEETTEIKGLVKMLDETYNPEWEEARFLGRGTITTSEIFFTSPSRCAVADSCSVSLDRRMTAGETWESCLDEIRALPSVQKYGEDVTVSMYNYDRPSYTGLVYPIECYFPTWVIPKDHKVTKALEEAYKGLYGEERIGTPETAKMRKARPLTDKWTFSTNGVSIMGRNGIPCIGFGPGAEAQAHAPNEKTWKADLVVCAAVYAALPTLYCK; this is encoded by the coding sequence ATGGATTTCAACAAAATCAAAGAAGCTGCACAGAACTATGAAGCGGATATGACAAAATTTCTCAGAGAGATCGTAAAATTCCCGGGTGAGAGCTGTGGGGAAAAGGATCACATTGAACGGATCGCCGAAGAGATGCGGAAACTGGATTTTGATAAAGTCGAGATCGATCCGCAGGGAAATGTACTCGGATATATGGGAACCGGAGAGACACTCATCGGATTTGATGCACATATTGACACCGTTGGTATCGGAAACCGTGACAACTGGGAATTCGATCCATATGAAGGATTCGAATCTGACACAGAGATCGGAGGACGTGGTACTTCTGATCAGCTCGGAGGTATCGTCTCTGCAGTTTACGGTGCAAGGATCATGAAAGATCTGGGGCTTTTAAGTGACAAATATACAGTCCTTGTCACAGGAACCGTACAGGAAGAAGACTGCGACGGCCTCTGCTGGCAATACATCATCAACGAAGATAAAGTCCGTCCGGAATTTGTGGTATCCACAGAACCGACTGACGGCGGTATCTACCGCGGACAGAGAGGACGTATGGAGATCCGTGTAGACGTCAAAGGCGTATCCTGTCACGGCTCTGCACCGGAGCGTGGAGACAATGCAATCTACAAGATGGCTGATATCCTGCAGGATGTCCGTGCACTGAACGAAAACGATGCCGAAGAGACAACTGAAATCAAAGGACTCGTAAAAATGCTGGATGAAACATATAATCCGGAATGGGAAGAAGCAAGATTCTTAGGACGGGGTACCATCACAACTTCTGAAATTTTCTTCACTTCTCCAAGCCGCTGTGCGGTTGCAGACTCCTGCTCTGTTTCTCTGGATCGCCGTATGACTGCCGGAGAGACATGGGAAAGCTGTCTGGATGAGATCCGTGCACTTCCAAGCGTACAGAAATATGGGGAGGATGTAACGGTTTCCATGTACAACTATGACAGACCATCCTATACCGGACTGGTATATCCGATCGAATGCTACTTCCCGACCTGGGTCATTCCAAAAGACCACAAAGTCACAAAAGCTCTGGAAGAAGCCTACAAGGGACTTTACGGAGAAGAAAGGATTGGAACACCAGAGACTGCTAAGATGAGAAAAGCCCGCCCACTGACTGACAAATGGACGTTCTCTACAAACGGCGTTTCCATCATGGGACGAAACGGCATTCCTTGTATCGGATTTGGTCCTGGAGCAGAAGCACAGGCTCATGCACCAAATGAAAAGACCTGGAAGGCAGACCTGGTAGTATGTGCCGCTGTTTACGCTGCACTGCCGACTTTATATTGTAAGTAA
- the dpaL gene encoding diaminopropionate ammonia-lyase — protein sequence METIKWAVNHMPKTEDANLPVMALSEVEKARTFHESFPQYSVTPLVKLNHMAEKLGLGSLYIKDESYRFGLNAFKVLGGSFAMARYIAQQTGKDVSELPYNILTSEALKKEFGQATFFTATDGNHGRGVAWAANKLGQKAVVLMPKGSTQTRLNNIRKEGATATIEECNYDECVRMAADMAARTEHGIIVQDTAWDGYEEIPAWIMQGYGTMAMEADDQLHEDGCEAPTHVFIQAGVGSLAGAVQGYFANRYPKTPPKVVVVEAEAAACLYKGAAAGDGAIRIVDGDMPTIMAGLACGEPNTISWDILKNHVDTFVAAPDWVAAKGMRMLAAPIKGDTPVTSGESGAAPFGTLACIMCMDEYQELREHLGLDETSRVLLFSTEGDTDPTRYESIVWDGNER from the coding sequence ATGGAGACAATCAAATGGGCAGTCAATCATATGCCGAAGACCGAGGATGCCAACCTTCCGGTCATGGCACTTTCCGAGGTGGAAAAAGCCCGCACGTTCCACGAAAGTTTTCCGCAATACAGTGTCACACCACTCGTAAAACTGAACCACATGGCCGAAAAATTAGGACTTGGTTCACTTTACATCAAGGATGAATCCTATCGATTCGGACTCAATGCTTTTAAAGTCCTTGGCGGATCCTTTGCCATGGCACGTTACATCGCACAGCAGACAGGGAAAGATGTCAGCGAGCTTCCCTACAACATCCTCACTTCTGAAGCGCTCAAAAAAGAGTTCGGTCAGGCCACCTTCTTTACTGCAACCGATGGAAACCATGGACGCGGAGTTGCCTGGGCTGCCAACAAGCTCGGACAAAAGGCAGTTGTCCTGATGCCTAAAGGAAGTACACAGACACGGTTAAACAACATCCGAAAAGAAGGCGCCACTGCTACGATCGAAGAATGCAACTACGATGAATGCGTGCGCATGGCTGCCGATATGGCTGCCAGAACTGAACATGGTATCATCGTGCAGGATACTGCGTGGGACGGCTATGAAGAAATTCCGGCATGGATCATGCAGGGATACGGAACCATGGCCATGGAAGCCGACGATCAACTTCATGAAGACGGCTGCGAAGCCCCGACTCATGTATTTATCCAGGCTGGTGTCGGATCCCTTGCCGGTGCTGTTCAGGGATATTTTGCGAACCGCTATCCCAAGACCCCGCCGAAAGTGGTCGTTGTGGAAGCCGAAGCGGCTGCCTGCCTTTACAAAGGAGCTGCTGCCGGAGACGGTGCGATCCGCATTGTAGACGGTGACATGCCGACGATCATGGCCGGGCTTGCCTGCGGCGAACCGAACACCATCTCCTGGGATATCTTAAAGAATCATGTGGATACCTTTGTTGCTGCACCAGACTGGGTCGCTGCAAAAGGAATGCGGATGCTCGCCGCACCGATCAAGGGAGATACGCCGGTCACTTCCGGAGAATCCGGAGCCGCACCGTTTGGAACGCTCGCCTGCATCATGTGCATGGACGAATATCAGGAATTAAGAGAACACCTGGGCCTGGATGAAACTTCCCGGGTACTGCTTTTCTCCACCGAAGGAGATACCGATCCTACACGTTACGAATCCATCGTATGGGACGGCAATGAACGTTAG
- a CDS encoding helix-turn-helix transcriptional regulator, with translation MDHTLKLLKQMAHGIAKQFGTSCEVVIHDLNKDLETSIVHIENGQVTHRKSGDGPSGIVLETLHKNAAKVQDKLSYLTRTEDGRILKSSTLYIRDADEKISYIFSINYDITALLTIDSALGSLLHTEPETDTYTVSKPHSPQTITRNVEELLNDLMQQGVALVGKPVALMTKEDKIQVVRYLNDAGAFLITKSGDKVANLLNISKFTLYSYMDAGK, from the coding sequence ATGGATCATACACTCAAGCTTCTAAAGCAAATGGCGCATGGTATTGCAAAACAGTTCGGAACTTCCTGTGAAGTTGTCATTCATGATCTGAACAAGGACCTGGAGACCTCCATCGTCCACATTGAAAACGGACAGGTGACACACCGCAAGTCCGGAGACGGACCTTCCGGGATCGTACTGGAGACCTTGCACAAAAACGCTGCCAAAGTACAAGATAAGCTTTCTTATCTCACACGCACGGAGGACGGCCGGATTTTGAAATCCAGTACCCTTTACATACGGGATGCCGATGAAAAGATTTCTTATATCTTTTCCATCAACTATGACATTACAGCACTTCTTACGATAGACAGTGCACTGGGGTCGCTTCTTCACACCGAACCGGAAACAGATACTTACACAGTCAGCAAGCCTCACTCGCCGCAGACGATCACACGCAATGTAGAAGAGCTGTTAAACGATCTGATGCAGCAGGGCGTGGCACTGGTCGGAAAACCGGTGGCTTTAATGACCAAGGAAGATAAGATTCAGGTGGTCCGCTATCTGAATGATGCCGGTGCGTTTCTGATCACAAAATCAGGAGATAAGGTTGCAAATCTTCTCAATATTTCTAAATTTACACTTTACAGTTATATGGATGCAGGAAAATAG